From Candidatus Pedobacter colombiensis, one genomic window encodes:
- a CDS encoding DUF4293 domain-containing protein produces the protein MIQRVQSIWLLLASFTLICLFFIPLITKSVNNTEYLLYIDGHQPLIKGASAESIVVTPIGAMIINGIAVLLCLTCIFQFKNRVMQKRLIMINMVLIITTAILSALNASLLPGGIAGSSLHIGSSLFILALLFCMLAIRGIRKDEQLLRSADRLR, from the coding sequence ATGATACAACGCGTACAATCTATATGGCTGCTTTTAGCTTCATTCACCTTGATCTGCCTGTTTTTTATTCCTTTAATAACCAAAAGTGTCAACAATACAGAATATTTGCTGTACATAGATGGGCACCAACCATTGATTAAGGGAGCGAGCGCCGAATCAATTGTGGTTACTCCCATTGGAGCGATGATTATAAATGGCATAGCAGTTTTATTGTGCCTGACCTGTATCTTTCAATTTAAAAATCGCGTTATGCAAAAGCGTTTAATTATGATCAATATGGTATTGATCATCACCACAGCGATATTGTCGGCTTTAAATGCCTCATTGTTACCGGGTGGAATCGCCGGATCGTCGCTCCATATTGGCTCTTCTTTATTTATTTTAGCGCTTCTATTTTGCATGCTTGCCATACGCGGAATTAGAAAAGATGAGCAGTTATTAAGGTCGGCCGACAGACTCAGATAA
- the truA gene encoding tRNA pseudouridine(38-40) synthase TruA: MQRYFIELSYDGTAYHGWQIQPNAITVQECLDKALSVYFRQLVSTLGCGRTDSGVHATQFYAHFDLQIADADNSDERSTAKVPDPLKSVTGINSLLPYQIAVKRVFRVDDTAHARFDATERAYHYQIHFHKDPFKLNRSWLYKGELDMEAMNKAAQLLLGYTDFSCFSKSNTQTFTNNCKITTAFFEEKEEGLQFTIRADRFLRNMVRAIVGTLIRIGKKELNLDEFKQIVESKNRSNAGQSVPACGLYLVNVIYPFVK, encoded by the coding sequence ATGCAACGGTATTTTATTGAATTGTCGTACGACGGCACCGCTTATCACGGCTGGCAAATACAGCCAAATGCCATTACAGTGCAGGAGTGCCTGGATAAAGCTTTATCTGTTTATTTCAGACAACTGGTAAGTACCTTAGGCTGCGGCCGTACGGATAGTGGTGTACATGCTACACAATTTTATGCACATTTTGATCTGCAAATTGCGGATGCAGATAATTCCGATGAAAGATCTACTGCTAAGGTGCCGGATCCATTAAAGTCAGTAACCGGCATCAATTCTTTATTACCCTATCAAATTGCCGTAAAGCGGGTATTTCGGGTAGATGATACTGCCCATGCACGTTTTGATGCAACAGAACGAGCTTACCATTATCAAATCCATTTTCATAAAGATCCTTTTAAACTTAATCGTTCCTGGTTGTACAAAGGGGAGCTTGATATGGAAGCTATGAATAAAGCCGCTCAGCTGCTTTTAGGTTATACCGATTTTTCCTGCTTCAGTAAATCAAATACACAAACCTTTACAAACAACTGTAAAATTACCACTGCCTTTTTTGAAGAGAAAGAGGAAGGTTTACAGTTTACGATCAGGGCGGATCGTTTTTTAAGAAACATGGTGCGTGCAATTGTAGGAACGCTGATAAGAATTGGCAAAAAGGAGCTCAACTTAGATGAGTTTAAGCAAATTGTTGAAAGCAAAAACCGAAGCAATGCCGGTCAATCCGTTCCTGCCTGTGGTTTATATTTAGTAAATGTAATTTATCCTTTTGTAAAATAA
- a CDS encoding ABC transporter ATP-binding protein, whose translation MSKITGDAFNVGLLKRVFQYVKPYRKTFILSIVLTILLALIAPARPFLIQHTLDNYIMKDQYNGLLGMTILMLVLLVLQAGIQFSHTLLTNTLGQSAIRDLRINVFNHITKLRLKYFDNTPIGQLITRTVSDLETIAEIFSEGLIVIIGDILMVIVIIGVMVYRDWALTLMVLLPMPLLIVATSVFQKAIKSAFQEIRTEVSNLNTYLQEHISGVSIIQYFAREEQEYKKFIKINARYRDANIRSNWYYSIFFPVVEIISAMSLGLLVWYGSRSILAKPLTVTPGIIAEFILYINMLFRPIRELADKFNTLQMGMVGAERVFRVLDTDEITVNNGSFVPEQMKGAISFDKVWFAYNEENYVLKDISFEVPAGKTIALVGATGAGKSSTINILNRFYEIQKGEIRVDGIKIQDYELNYLRSNIATVLQDVFLFSDTIFNNITLNNSSITMEDVVDAAKKVGAHDFIMRLPGGYQYNVMERGATLSAGQAQLISFIRALVYNPSILVLDEATSSVDTETEMLIQHAIENLMEGRTSIVIAHRLSTIQKADKILVLDKGEIKEMGTHQELLKLNGYYKRLYELQFNSIGVEK comes from the coding sequence ATGTCTAAAATAACCGGTGATGCATTTAATGTGGGCTTATTGAAAAGAGTTTTTCAGTACGTTAAGCCTTACCGCAAAACCTTTATTCTTTCTATTGTTTTAACCATACTACTAGCCTTAATTGCACCTGCCAGACCGTTTCTTATTCAGCATACGTTGGATAATTACATCATGAAGGATCAGTACAATGGACTGCTGGGGATGACTATCCTCATGTTGGTACTCCTGGTTTTACAGGCAGGGATACAATTTAGTCACACCCTGCTCACCAATACTTTAGGGCAGTCAGCCATTCGCGATTTACGGATTAATGTGTTCAATCACATTACCAAGCTAAGACTTAAATATTTCGACAATACACCCATTGGACAGCTGATTACCCGCACAGTATCTGACCTCGAAACCATTGCCGAGATCTTCTCTGAAGGTTTAATTGTGATTATTGGCGATATTTTAATGGTCATAGTGATTATTGGGGTGATGGTTTATAGAGATTGGGCGCTTACCCTGATGGTATTGTTGCCGATGCCATTATTGATTGTGGCGACTTCTGTTTTTCAAAAGGCCATTAAGTCCGCCTTTCAGGAAATCCGAACAGAGGTGTCCAACCTTAATACTTACCTGCAGGAGCATATTTCAGGGGTGTCGATCATTCAGTATTTTGCACGCGAAGAGCAGGAGTATAAAAAGTTTATAAAGATCAATGCACGCTATCGCGATGCAAATATCCGTTCCAATTGGTACTATTCTATTTTCTTCCCGGTTGTTGAGATCATTTCAGCCATGTCACTAGGCTTATTGGTATGGTATGGTTCAAGAAGTATTCTAGCTAAACCTTTAACGGTAACCCCAGGGATTATTGCCGAGTTTATTTTGTATATCAACATGCTGTTCAGGCCAATCCGGGAGCTTGCTGATAAATTTAATACCCTGCAAATGGGAATGGTAGGGGCCGAGCGTGTTTTTAGAGTGTTAGATACCGATGAAATTACAGTAAACAATGGCTCATTTGTACCTGAACAAATGAAAGGTGCTATTTCTTTTGATAAAGTATGGTTTGCCTATAATGAGGAAAACTATGTGCTGAAAGATATTTCTTTCGAAGTACCTGCCGGAAAAACCATTGCTCTCGTAGGAGCTACAGGTGCGGGGAAATCTTCTACGATCAATATCCTGAACCGGTTTTACGAGATCCAGAAAGGGGAGATCAGGGTTGATGGGATAAAAATTCAGGATTATGAACTCAATTACCTGCGTAGTAACATCGCCACAGTTTTACAAGATGTATTCCTGTTTTCTGATACGATTTTCAACAACATTACACTAAATAACAGCAGCATAACAATGGAAGACGTTGTTGATGCTGCTAAAAAAGTCGGTGCACATGATTTTATAATGCGTTTGCCTGGAGGCTATCAATACAATGTAATGGAACGTGGTGCTACGCTTTCTGCAGGTCAAGCACAGCTGATTTCGTTTATCAGGGCATTGGTTTATAATCCTTCTATTTTAGTATTGGATGAGGCTACTTCTTCTGTAGATACAGAAACGGAAATGCTGATCCAGCACGCGATAGAAAATTTGATGGAGGGTAGAACGTCTATTGTGATCGCCCACCGTCTTTCAACAATCCAGAAAGCGGATAAGATATTGGTACTTGATAAAGGCGAGATTAAGGAGATGGGGACGCACCAGGAGCTACTTAAACTGAATGGGTATTACAAAAGGTTATACGAGTTGCAGTTTAACTCTATTGGGGTTGAAAAATAA
- a CDS encoding arsenate reductase ArsC, giving the protein MKKVLILCTGNSCRSQLAEGFIRHFAGDAAIVYSAGIETHGVNPRAIAVMAESGIDISGHTSNNVNEYANIDFDYVITVCDNARESCPYFPTKAQKFHYNFPDPAKATGTEEEIMQEFRKVRDMIEAYCFDFVKTNLSN; this is encoded by the coding sequence ATGAAAAAAGTATTGATTTTATGTACAGGTAATAGCTGCCGTAGTCAGCTGGCCGAAGGGTTTATCAGGCATTTTGCCGGTGATGCCGCAATCGTTTACAGCGCCGGAATTGAAACACATGGTGTGAATCCCAGAGCCATAGCCGTTATGGCTGAAAGTGGAATTGATATCTCTGGCCATACCTCCAATAATGTTAACGAGTATGCCAATATAGACTTTGACTACGTAATTACGGTATGTGACAATGCGAGAGAAAGCTGTCCGTATTTCCCCACTAAAGCACAAAAATTTCATTATAACTTTCCTGATCCGGCTAAAGCAACCGGAACGGAAGAGGAGATAATGCAGGAGTTTAGGAAAGTAAGAGACATGATTGAGGCCTACTGTTTTGATTTCGTTAAAACGAATCTTAGCAATTAA